From the genome of Pseudomonas sp. Teo4, one region includes:
- a CDS encoding LysR family transcriptional regulator, translating into MKKIPRVDDLQVFITTTDAGSFSAAARLLDISPALASGAIQRLETCLGVRLFIRSTRRLRLSDDGTRYLPHARQALESLDVGELALTEGRDEIAGLLSLSMPSDLGRNVLLPWLDEFQQLHPKVLLQLRVSDQVADLFGEQLDASIRYGQLADSSLVSLMLSPSNRRTVCASPGYISRHGKPQTLEDLSRHNCLRYVMGEQTYERWHFQTPDGVKTLQVTGDRISDDADIVRRWAVAGLGIVYKSKLDVMDDIRSGRLVEIFPADYGQPAPLQLVCAHRTSLTPALQVLRAFLAERFERYIKAPAEKP; encoded by the coding sequence TTGAAGAAAATCCCCCGCGTCGATGACCTGCAGGTCTTCATCACAACCACCGATGCCGGCAGTTTTTCCGCAGCCGCCCGGTTGCTGGACATCTCACCGGCCCTGGCCAGTGGCGCAATCCAGCGCCTGGAAACCTGTCTGGGGGTGAGACTGTTCATTCGCTCCACCCGCCGTCTGCGCCTCTCGGACGACGGTACACGCTATCTACCCCACGCCCGCCAGGCCCTCGAATCCCTCGACGTCGGCGAGCTGGCCTTGACCGAGGGGCGTGATGAAATTGCGGGTCTGCTGAGCCTGTCCATGCCATCGGACCTGGGCCGCAACGTCCTGTTGCCATGGCTCGACGAGTTCCAGCAGTTGCACCCCAAAGTGCTTTTGCAACTGCGCGTCAGTGACCAGGTCGCGGACCTGTTCGGCGAGCAGCTGGACGCCAGCATTCGCTACGGTCAGCTTGCGGATTCCAGCTTGGTGTCGCTGATGCTGTCTCCATCCAACCGGCGAACCGTCTGTGCATCTCCGGGCTACATATCCCGCCACGGCAAGCCCCAAACGCTTGAAGACCTGAGCCGGCATAACTGCCTGCGCTATGTCATGGGCGAGCAAACCTACGAGCGTTGGCATTTCCAGACCCCGGACGGGGTGAAAACCCTTCAGGTAACCGGCGACCGCATCAGTGACGATGCCGACATTGTCAGGCGCTGGGCGGTCGCCGGGCTGGGTATCGTCTACAAATCGAAGCTCGATGTGATGGACGACATCCGCAGCGGCCGGTTGGTGGAGATCTTCCCGGCCGACTATGGCCAGCCGGCACCGCTGCAACTGGTGTGCGCGCATCGCACGTCGCTTACGCCAGCACTGCAGGTTTTACGGGCTTTCTTGGCCGAGCGTTTTGAACGCTACATCAAAGCCCCAGCTGAAAAGCCCTGA
- a CDS encoding type II toxin-antitoxin system HipA family toxin yields the protein MILDVHVRSRLVAKLYRERDEYVLRYLPGTAQEDFVSLAMPVREDPWRWPRDLFPFFRQNLPEGYLLNVIREEFGPLLDGTDLSLLGLVGGTGIGRVSVTPESVKPGIEMEPLEIGHLLKAENSTERFAALVRQYARVAVSGVVPKFIATDAVQPRLPIGKPTLRTGFHIIKGSDDTTPFLGFNEFYTMRVLARLDVAPVAACRMSEDGKVLVVDRFDVDDQGIPCCGVEDACGLLGLPPHEKYAPTTERVWNATRAYIPANRLKTQREHLGWQLLTNYVVRNADCHSKNIALLYTSRADVAFTPVFDLVTTQAYPRFASNPPGLSIGGRQTWTPGRSLESFFKAVLNIPPRQYAEMVEQLCESAVEVGKEVIEASKNEQAWREVAKSMVHAWNVGMETLRSPKAAPHFRGLDAAIAQAGFSGPRKPERSAEVIGRSELLGKR from the coding sequence ATGATCCTTGATGTCCATGTTCGATCGAGGCTTGTGGCCAAACTTTACCGGGAGCGTGACGAGTATGTTCTACGCTATCTTCCCGGCACGGCCCAAGAGGACTTTGTCAGCCTGGCCATGCCCGTGCGCGAAGATCCCTGGCGCTGGCCTCGCGATTTGTTTCCCTTCTTCCGGCAGAACTTACCCGAAGGATATCTGCTGAATGTCATCCGCGAAGAATTTGGCCCGCTGCTCGATGGCACTGACCTGTCCTTGCTTGGATTGGTGGGCGGTACCGGTATTGGTAGGGTCTCGGTCACGCCTGAAAGCGTCAAGCCAGGGATCGAGATGGAGCCTTTGGAAATAGGTCACCTGCTCAAGGCAGAAAACTCCACCGAGAGATTCGCCGCATTGGTCCGGCAGTACGCTCGGGTGGCGGTTTCGGGGGTTGTACCAAAGTTCATTGCGACGGATGCAGTTCAGCCCCGCTTGCCAATTGGAAAGCCAACCTTACGCACCGGCTTTCACATCATCAAAGGCTCTGATGACACGACTCCATTCCTAGGCTTCAACGAGTTCTACACCATGCGTGTGCTGGCGCGGCTCGATGTTGCACCTGTAGCTGCCTGCCGTATGTCTGAGGATGGCAAGGTCCTCGTAGTGGACCGCTTCGATGTAGATGATCAAGGCATCCCTTGCTGTGGTGTTGAAGACGCCTGCGGGTTGCTGGGCTTGCCGCCACATGAAAAGTACGCGCCCACGACTGAGCGCGTCTGGAATGCTACACGGGCGTACATCCCGGCAAATCGCCTAAAGACGCAACGTGAACACTTGGGCTGGCAATTGCTGACCAACTATGTCGTGCGCAATGCAGATTGTCATTCGAAGAACATTGCTCTGCTTTACACATCGCGAGCTGATGTAGCCTTTACTCCCGTCTTTGATCTGGTAACCACCCAAGCCTACCCACGCTTCGCCAGCAATCCACCGGGGCTTTCCATTGGTGGTAGGCAAACCTGGACTCCAGGGCGCTCATTGGAGTCTTTTTTCAAAGCCGTTCTGAACATTCCACCGCGACAGTACGCTGAGATGGTCGAGCAGCTTTGCGAATCAGCAGTAGAAGTTGGAAAAGAGGTGATTGAGGCCTCGAAAAACGAACAGGCGTGGCGTGAGGTGGCCAAGAGTATGGTGCATGCTTGGAATGTCGGGATGGAAACCCTGCGCAGTCCAAAGGCAGCTCCCCATTTTCGAGGCTTGGATGCAGCAATTGCACAAGCCGGATTTTCTGGGCCTCGTAAACCTGAACGCAGCGCAGAAGTGATCGGTAGGTCTGAACTGCTAGGAAAAAGATGA
- a CDS encoding helix-turn-helix transcriptional regulator — protein MSSLYDIAEMLKEARRNAKLSQEALASSAGVSRSTVARMETLAKGDMSVSALVRLLEAAGYDLKLVKAGHERTVEDILNEQRFGAT, from the coding sequence ATGTCCTCTCTCTACGACATCGCCGAAATGCTTAAGGAAGCCCGGCGTAATGCGAAACTCAGCCAGGAAGCACTGGCCAGCAGTGCCGGGGTTTCGCGCTCAACCGTTGCGCGCATGGAGACACTGGCCAAAGGCGATATGAGCGTGTCAGCACTAGTTCGCCTTCTGGAGGCAGCAGGCTATGACCTGAAGCTTGTGAAGGCCGGTCACGAACGGACAGTTGAGGACATTCTCAACGAGCAACGTTTCGGAGCCACCTGA